AAGGTCGCAGGTTCGAATCCTGCTGGGCGCACCACCCACATCTACGACGGAATGCGCTCGGTCGCCAAGGCGCGCCGCGAGACCAAGCGAGTGGACCGCCGGCTCGCCCGGGTGGCGCTCCCGACGGCGTTTCGGCGCGCCCCCGGCGTCGCGCTGGGGTGGATCGGCCGTCAGGACGCCGCGGTCCTCGTCACCACCTTCGCCGTCGTGCTGGCCCTGTTCGGCTTCGCCAAGGTCGCCGGGGAGATGTTGGAGGGCGATACGAAGGCGTTCGATGTCTGGCTCCTTCGGATTCTTCGACGTCCTGACGCCGCCGAGATCCCCATCGGACCGGGTTGGCTGACGCATGCGGCGCTGGACATCAGCGGGCTCGGCGGCCCGACGACGCTCACCCTCGCGATCCTGCTGGTGTGTGGCTATCTGGTCCTCGACCGGAAGTATGCCTCGATGTGGCTGGTGGCCATTGCGGGCGCCAGCGGCGGCCTTCTGAGTACCCTGCTGAAGCTCCTGTTTGCCCGAGAGCGGCCGGACATCGTGCCGCATCTGACGACGGCGACGTCACTGAGCTTCCCGAGTGGCCACGCGATGCTGGCGGCCGTCATCTACCTGACCCTGGGGGCGCTGCTCGCCCGATTCGCTGCCCAGCGCAGGGTCAGGGCATACGTGCTCTCGGTCGCGCTGCTCCTGACCTTCCTCGTCGGCAGCAGCCGTGTCTATCTCGGCGTGCACTATCCGACGGACGTTCTGGGCGGGTGGTTGGCTGGCCTGGCGTGGGCCCTGGTGTGCTGGCTCGTGGCCAGATATCTGCAGCGGCGAGGCACGATCGAGGCACCGGGCCCGACATAGTGGGCCGGGAGGGCCCCGGCCCCGAAGCATTCGCCCAAATCCATGGGCGCGCGGTAGAATCGGCGCGGGAGAGCCTATGCGCGCGCGTCTCGCGGTGATCCTGCTCGTCGTGGCCTGGCTGGCGGGCTGTGGGGGTCGCTCACCGAGCGAGCCCACGGTGGTGGAGGTCGGTGGCATCTGCTCCCGGGAGATCTGCCCGAAGCGGAGTGGGGCGCAGTGAGCCGGATGGGACGGCTCGCCGCCGTCGGCGTGCTCTGCCTCGGGCTCGCCCTCCCCGCGTGCGGGAGCCCGTCCAAGCAGGAGCTCCTCCGGAAGGCCGAGGGGGCGACGACCAAGGCCGAGCTCGAAAAGGCCCTCGGGAAGCCCACGAAGTTCGAGGGGGGCGGCCTCGGCCCGATCACCATGGAGACGTGGACCTACACGGCCTCCGACGGGGAGGTCGTCTTCGTGATCGCCGGGAACACCGTGATCTCGCGGGCCGCGCGCTAACGCGGCTCACCTCCGCTTCGTCACGCCGGTCAGGCTGCCGCCCTGCAGACCCACCTGCCGGAGCGTCCCATCCGTGGCCTCGAACAGCCCGTAGCCATCGCTGAAGCCGACGAGCTTTCCCCAGGCGGTCGGCACGGTCGTCTCCTTGCGCCGCTGGGCCGCCGCCGCATCCGGGGCGAGAGCGCGGAGCCAGCGGCCCGGGGCGATCCAGGGGTTGAGCGCGATGACGCTCAGGGCGAGGGCGATGATCGTCAGCACGGCCTTGGTGTAGCGGTCGAGTGGCATGGCGGCCTCCGTTGCCCGGGCGCCTCGAAACGGCGGCCCGGGGTCGTTCGTCTGGCCGGGAGCGTAGGGAGAACCCCCAGAGAGTGTCAAGCGGATTCGCCCCGGCGGCGCCCCGGAATACCGGCGCCTCGCGCCGCTATGGTAAGATCGGGTGGCCGCTGTTCGGGTGGGGCGGCATGACCGGCCTCGACGACCCGGCCGACGGCGCTCGGGCCGTGGCCGGTCCCGCTCCGGTCCCGACCGGGAGCCCGTAACTGTGACGAAGAGGTGTCCGCGCTGCCGAAAGGCCTACGACCAGGGCATGCAGGTGTGCCCGGCTGACGGCACATCCCTGGTCACCGCCAACCCGCTCGATCCCGCCGTGGCGACGGCACTGGGCAGCGATTATCGCATTCTCGACTGGCTCGGCTCCGGCGGCATGGGCGCGGTGTACCTCGCCGAACAGATCCGGGTCGGCAATCGCAAGGTCGCCCTGAAGGTCCTCCATCGCCGGTTCTCCGAGGATGAAGAGTTCATCACGCGCTTCGAGAACGAGGCGGCCTCGACCGGGCGGATCAATCAGCCGAACGTCATCACGATCTACGAGTCCAAGCAGGCCCCCGACGGCACGCTCTACATCGCGATGGAGCTGGTGGAGGGCGACAGCCTGACCGAGCATCTTCGGCAGCGCGGGCAACTGGCGCTCGTCGAAGTGGTCGACATCGTGGCGCAGTGCTGCAAGGCGCTGCAGGCGGCCCATCGGCTGGGCATCATCCATCGGGACATCAAGCCCGACAACATCATGTTGACGCGGGACTCGGACGGCGCCCGCCTGGTCAAGATCCTGGACTTCGGGATCGCGAAGCTCATGGACTCGGGCGGGCACACCGTGACCGGGAGCGTGCTCGGCACGCCCGCCTACATGTCCTACGAGCAAGCCAGCGGGCTCTCCTCCGAGAAGCTGGATGGCCGCTCGGACATCTACTCGCTGGGTCTCGTCACCTACGCCATGCTGGTCGGGCACCCCCCGTTCCGCTCCGACACGCCGGTGGGCTACATC
This portion of the Candidatus Methylomirabilota bacterium genome encodes:
- a CDS encoding phosphatase PAP2 family protein, with product KVAGSNPAGRTTHIYDGMRSVAKARRETKRVDRRLARVALPTAFRRAPGVALGWIGRQDAAVLVTTFAVVLALFGFAKVAGEMLEGDTKAFDVWLLRILRRPDAAEIPIGPGWLTHAALDISGLGGPTTLTLAILLVCGYLVLDRKYASMWLVAIAGASGGLLSTLLKLLFARERPDIVPHLTTATSLSFPSGHAMLAAVIYLTLGALLARFAAQRRVRAYVLSVALLLTFLVGSSRVYLGVHYPTDVLGGWLAGLAWALVCWLVARYLQRRGTIEAPGPT